The Brienomyrus brachyistius isolate T26 chromosome 7, BBRACH_0.4, whole genome shotgun sequence DNA segment GGAAGAGGTTGGTTGTACATAACAACACACATTGTACAACTATTTCTGTTACAGAAGTTATTAAAAACCATTTAGTTGCCTGGCTTGTGTCTCTTTAATTAAGCAATTCCAAACATTTACCCAAATTAAATTGGACCAATTAGATCGGGAATTCCGTCTGAATGAGAGGCTGCTGTTTTCTAGAAAGTGATTCGCTAAACATCAGCCACGTCCATGGTGCTTAGATAATCAGAAAATCATAATTCTAGGTGATAATatcaaaattattattaaatcagATTATTACCTATCAACAACGAAATATACACATATGTTCTGTACATACTTGGTTTTTACCGGCCCTTGAAACAGACACAAttcagcacatttaaaaacgccAAGGGCAACAAGGACCACCGAAATTCATTGTATGTACATTTCAGGTTGGCTGATAATGATAGACGGAGATACCAAACCGGTCACATCTTGCTGACCTGGTAGCAGCAGTCTGGCTGTGTAAACACAAGAAAGCGGCTGGTGGGATGCGCTACAGGACGACTGCAGACTGGTTATGAGGCTCCGGTGTGTTTCGACAGTTCTGAGATCCCGCCCAAGGCCCAAGAACAAAGTGGCAGCCTCTTCCCACCCAGGACCTTGGCTGGCACCGAGGCCTCAGCCTGAGGGCTAAGAGCAGCAGAAGGGTTTATCTCCTCTGTTTCTGGTTTAACTACAATTAAAGATCCAAAACACAACCAAACGACCACAAACACAGAGTGTCCGCACGACCAGCTACACGTCTTAGCATCCCATTTTTTTacatgaaggtttttttttcagtcttgtgtattaaATGTTCATAAGATTGTTCAGTCCCAAGCCTTTTGGATTTTGGAAGGGAGACGCGAATCTGCACGGGCCAGCTATCAGTGGCAACGCTGCGTCTGAAGGGCAGAGAAAATGCCGGAACGCGACGCCCATCCCTTGTTGCAAGCCTGGTGAGTGCTGCTAGGTGGCGCTAGCTGTCATGTGCACAGTATTTAGGAGAAAGAGTATGAGTGGGACTGAGGGTCAGGCCTTGACATCGTTTTTTTCAGTTACTGGCTTTGTagcatttatgtttttttagtCTACTTTCCCCAACTTTGCAATCAGTTCGTCGCAGATCTTGGTGAGCTCCTCTATCTCTTGATTCTGTGAAGAGATTCAGGAAGATCATTAAAGCAAAGAGCAGCGATACTGGGGTCCAAAGGCTTTCCTCTGCGCGGGCAGGGAGCTCAGCCTCACCTTTTGGTGCAGGGCTCTTTCCAGAGAGTCTACCTTCATCTGCTCTTTCCTCAGGCTGGCATGGAGAGCCACACTTTCTGAATTGGCTTTGGCGCGAACCTGAGCTATTTCATCATTGGCTCTGACAAAGAGGAGGGCAGGATACTATCATTAGTATCCATGGAAACCACGACGAGGCATTTCCTGTTAAAAGTATGGCTAATCTCGTGTCACTCTTTTGTTGTCCCATTGCCTCAGGACTTACTTCTCCAGTTTCTCCTCAGCATGAATCTTTAGGGTCTGGTATCGCTGCTCCTCCTGCTTCACTCGTGCCAGGTACTCCTGGGCACACTTTTTCAGCACTTCTTCATTCTggagtgaaataaaaaaacaggTCGGGGAGGATCAGCTAATCTATTCTACAACATTTGCATTTGTGTTGGATCAAGATGGATGTAGATGTTGGCACAATGGTAGTGCTTCAAAGTTCACATGCTCctgtcattgtggggactctccattcatttctgtgggcataaccctaaccctaactaagataaccttaaccctaacccagccctgAACATACCCattagtaaccaaacaaaatacaagacttctggcGATTTTAGTTATTTAACTGCAATcgccgatttttataaaattgaggtttatattgtggggacctgaaaaatgtccccaaaagtaaggaagcttcaggttttactgcattttggagacattttggtccccaaatgtaatctaagcaaccccccctgcccacacacacacacacacacacacacacacacacacacacacatgtaatttagagatgccagttcacCTATCTGCACGTCACTGGACTGTGGGAACAAACCTGGAAGGACATGGAAACCACTACAGACAGTGTAGGAGCAAGATTACGGGCAGCTGCTTGTCACTTTTTATATGTGCAAATATTCTTTTACTCAAAATCTGTCATAAGAAAAACTATACACTATACACAAAACTGTCTAATGAATGGTCCTGAGATATGTGGTCATGCTGCCGTCTTACTATCATCACCTACCTTCTTGAATCCTTCAAGCACAGTCTTCATGTTCTCGTACCTCCGGAAGAGATCGGAGAGCGAACGCTCCACCGAGTTTAAGTCGGCCAGGGCCTGGTCTCTCTCCACGGTCACCTGCTGGATGCTCCGTCGGGATCCAGAACTGCAGCGCTGCTCGTCCTCTGGAACCAGTATAACGTGAATTTGGTACACATGGAATCACCTTCAAGCCCCTGGAATCCAGTTAACCCCAGAAGCTCCTGGCAAGATACTGTTTCTTGAATTCAAATTCAGATGTGCAAATGAAATATTCATAGAAATATCAGCACCAGTAAGGAGAACAGTCATCTGTAAACTGCAGTATGTtgacttatttttttcaacTAGGACCTAGATCAGACTATTTACCGCCCACATCTTAGGCAAGCTTTCAGACCAAGCAATGAAGAGCATGATGCCTCTACTTACCAATCATCTGCGCGATGGTATTCTCATATTCTGCAACAATTTTTCTGTTAAAATCCACACATGCAAATAAATGTGTCAATGACCTCTCCTAACACACGCCTTCCTGAGCATGTAAACGcgttaaaaaaaacatacagccTTAGAGGGAGATAAAGTACCTCATTTCCATGACCTCCTGCCTGCTCTCCTCATATTTTCTCTTCcactcattgacttctatttcTTTAGTGATGATCTGAAAGGAAAATTCAGTTAATTGAAAATAACCTTTTGAccatattatataggagatataTAATATCTAAAGATACATAAAGATTTATAAAATTGTTTTGCTTTAAACTTAAATTACTATGCTTCTTCACATTTAATACAATCCATTagtgactgcagtcaaaaacAATTATAAAAATTCAAAGGGACTAAAGTAAGTGAGAGGGAAGTCTGCTTAGCTGGGGCCTTTACTTACCTCCTCTCTGATCAGCGCCAGAACGGCCGCTTTGTCTGCCTCGCTGATGCAGATGCTGTCTAGGACAGGGCTGCCTTTCCCTGGGTCCTCACTGTCTGTCAGCTTCGGGCTCTGAGTCCTGCACGGGTCCTCATACTGTGGAAAGGAGAAGCGACCGCAAGGCGAATGCTGTTATTTCTCTGACGCCGGCACTGTCATCGTCTGAACATCCACGCTAAGAAAGGAGCACAGCTGCTTTTCCCTGAGAGATGAAGAAGCTCGTGGCTGTGAAGTAACTTTCTAATAGTCCAAAAATCACATACTAGTTCGTTATTGCTATAACAGCATTAAATATGACATGTATAGCTAAAAGGTGATGTGTTTGATCTCGGCATTTACAAGTAAATACGCAGTTATTCActggtttgcatgttttctgggtgagaaaaaacaaaacattttcatCGAACTTTATTTGCTAGGAGTTCTGCCCAAGCTACAGGTAGAGATAATGTTCATACTTCCATAATTTTGCGAGTGCGTTTTTACGGCTGGGAACATAGAGACAGAACGAAACGAGAAATTTGGCATTAATCTGCATGAAAATAAGTCTGAAGCAAAATGCTGTACGCAGTCAGGTGCTGAAGTCCTGCAACACAACAGAGAAAATCCCCATAACTGCAAAATGCTTACTCTCCAGTATCAGGCATTTAAAGGATTATGACACGTGGATTACAGTAATCTCCTTTAGCAGGGAGATTTAATCCCTTTGTCACCTGCTTTGTCACCTAGCGTGAGCagaataatgataatgatagaaaataatgatgataatgataataataatgataataataataatcatcatcatagaGCGGGGGTTAAGGTCCTTGCCGAATGGCCCACAGACGTGTAGTTACTCGGCTGAGGGCaggcttctgatcacagaccaaGAATCTTAGCTccagagtcacacactgcccccacctcGATGGCTGCAAGCCTCCAGTGTGAATGTGAGAAAAAGCAAACcaatgtggtgatgtcatatgATGAATattgtgattggttaaagaagttaaatggaagcccccccccccccccccccttgttggCCCAGGGACGCGTCGAAGTCCACAGCACTCACCGGATGGCAGGAGCCTTTGCTCTCCAGGTCTTCCGGTACTCCCACCTGGGGTGCTGATGGAGAGGAAACACAAGACACTCACTCATTAACTGGCATGAACAGCGGTGGGCAAGATGACCTAGAAACACAGATCCAAGCTGATTGGTCAGATGCAGACTTAATAATAGGAGACCTCAAGTGTGACATGGCTGATCATGAGTCTGGGGGATTCGAGCTTTTCCAGTGAACGCTACAATTAAACATAAGACCATAAGAAAATTCTAGATTACTTAGATAACAAGTATCTATTTTGctatttcttatgtttttataagattctaacaaatgagaggaggccattcagcccatcaagcttgtttgggaagaacttaactaatagctcagagttgttaatattttatctagtcctgatttaaaggaacccagggtttcagcttgtgctacactagcaggaagactaatCCATACTGTAACTACAGGCTGTGTAAAGAAGAGCTTCTTCAAATTACATGCGGGTTCGTAAGTATATCTTtgcggggactctccattaatttggGGAAAACgttaatcccaactatgacaaccttaacccctacccagtcctaaccttaacaatAAGTAACCTGTCTACTTTAAGTTCCTTCATTTTGAAACATTTTCCTCgtgtttcaaaaataaaattatactaGCGTCATTTCGATGGCGCCCACTAGATGGCACGAGAGACCAACCGCGCGGTCATAACTCGAGTTTAAGGTCAACATTTGGGCGCAGGATCTGTAAAGCAGGAAGCGGAATGACTGTACTGATGCAGACATTTCACGATGGTCCTGCAAATGCCGTACTGGTCAGAATATAAGACGACCCCCTCACTAAAACACGTTTTGCAATAGCAAATCTTATCTTTATAAagagaaatatttttatttgacaaGAAGACATAATGTGCCAGTgtgccatggagagcaagatggggtaggcaaaAAGAGAATTTTCCCCACGgatatcaataataataataataataataataataataataataataataattattattattattattattagtagtagtagtagtagtagtactaGTAGCAGTAGTAGCAATAGTAGTAGTTGTAGTATAATGTGTTAACCAAATCACTGTTAAAAAGTAACCGCTTTACAGTGCAATCGCTTTACAGTGAGTGTATTAAACGGCAGACCTTCCAATAAATAAAGATTACCGCTCTTTTAATGGGGCTCTATTATGCTTTTCTGGTTTGTCTCTTTCCTTAAATAGCTTTATGTCCATGTATATGGTCTGTAAAGTACTAATGTCTGAAGTACACGCCAAAGAAAGTAACTCTCACCGCAGAAAACACTCTTCTTTAATCTGCCTGAAACACCTCgttggaattccagcccttacttCCGTGACATGGTGAGGTCACGTTGAAAAATAATCCTTAACGTCTACAGACGGCAAGACAGGGGTGGAGTGTGTAGGGTaaactgaccaatcagagcacacTGGGCTCATCAGGGGTGGGGCTTAAAGCTTTAACAAATCCTGTTCCCACTTTGTACACAGTTACTTGTTCTTGGCTAAAAGAATCAGAGGTTCTGCCAAAAACCTTAAATTTCCCTGGGATCCTGAAATAATTCTGGGATTTGTTTGGGATTGGACATGGAGCAGAGACACACATATGGGCATACTCTCTGCCCCTACAAGGTGGCTGTGTGAATCAGCTGTTTGTTTGTAGTACATGCTAACTGGATATATTAACCGATGGAAACAATGAAACAAatgttaaaaaaacatttctattCATATATGGTCTAGCAAAACATACTTGCTATCTATGTAATCCAGGTTATGTCTGGACTGAAGTAATAATGTAACCTGCAGATAAATACGCGACTTATAAGCAGCAGTTAATCTCGGTTCTTAGCGCTACTTCAGCTAAATGGTGTTAACCGTCAAAAACAATGATTAACATCATCAAAAACGTTTGAAGCTGAATGAAATAACGCTGCACTGGGGTTTTAAATTAGGTCTATAACCCAGCTCAGCACAATGCACCAGTTCTCTTTGACCCGGCCGTCTGTATTCATAGCATGGGGTTAGGGTCTGCAAAGCTAGAGGAGGGACTGGCCTTGTTACTGTGGTGATCCCTCTAATGCGTAAATGGAATTTGTCTGTGCAGCTAAACTGCATCGAAGTAAAGAGCTTTTTTTTCTGCCTCATTTCTTAAAACCAGGGAAAGCTGATAGGCTGGTCCCAGCGCTGATCTCTCTGGACTGATACTCAGTCAAGGCCTGCTTGTTAACTCTGCCCCAGTTCTGGGACTGACCTGATGAGTCAATACATCCTGTTTATGCTCTCAGAACGCATGTGACTGAAGAGAGGGTGCGAGGGGGATGAAGGATCCGCCAAGTGCTGAATGCCGAATGGCCTTTGAGGAAAAAATCAGGTAACGATAAAAGGTAAGGGGAAATTGTGAGGAAATGAGAAAGTACAGAAAAGTGGAATGGAAATGTGTGGTTTAAGGAGGGGGAATTATGGAAAAACAAGAGAAGTTGGAAAGTAGCAAAGGGTGGGCCTGCTGGTAGGGTGGGAAGGTCTGGGTCTGGCTGATGACTCAGTCCTGCCCTGGAGAAGCTTCCATCagtgaaaacaaacaaacagcatcGGGGCGGGTTCTGCCTCAGTGCTGCCAATCGCTCGGATGTCAGCAAAGCCGGGGCGTGCAGTGGCTCCGCTCACCTTCCACTGCCTCTTCAGTTCCATTCTTTTCTTCATTCGCCTTTCCCGGCTTCTGTCCTGTCGTTGTGGAGGCCAGCTTCTCCTCGTCAGTGGCGTGGCCCACGCTGTGCGCAGTGATGGGATTCTGAGAGACCACTGGCTCGTCCTCCTGTGTGGGCAGGAGGCAGTGAGGCTCATAACTCAGTCCAATACCTTCAGCACGCAGTGGAAGTGAGAGATAACAGATTAAAAAAAGAGGACTGTCAGCACAGCCGAGGGCTGAATCTGAGGACGGGCATTCAGGGAGGCATCGATGGTACAATATTTCAAACACCAGCCCCTGTAGATTCGCAAATCTGTTATGAAATGCCCAAGTCCCCACATTCTAATGTGTAGCAGGAGGGAGATGATGAATCATCCCCCACCTGGTAAGAAACAGCAGGGAAATACAGTGACCATGATGAATTTGAAATTTGCAAGGAAGCGGAGTGACACTGGGCGCTAGGCTGCAACGCTACAATTACTGGAATCAGGACACGATGTAACTGCGCTCACCAGTACACCACTGATACCTTTCCTGGTTTTAAGAAGCACACAAACAAGTTCCTAACACACCAGTTCAATTATGTTTCATCTTACCTCACCACAAATGTCCAAAACCAAGGCCTGATTGTCATACTTCTTGACTTTACACGCACCCCTACAATGAAACACAAATTTAACGTTAGGTCTTCGCGTCTGCTGCATTCGGCCTTTGTGCTGTAGAATTGCAGAACACAAATAGGGTCCTGGATGCTCCTGGATAACATGAACATGATGACAGGGTACGTCGTATCTCCGTATCTGGACTGGGCAGGACTAAAGAGGTCTGCTCAGCATGGTCGGCTAAAGGTGACCAGCAGAAGCAAAATGACATACTTTTAAGGAGCAAGTACCATAGTCAGTGCTGTACttccagggaccccccccccccccccccaatatgaaTACTTAGCTGtaaatatgtacatttataAGCCTTTTTGGATAAAAGAGATAAACATGTAATTGGTTAGATTCTATCCTACTATATAtcaatattttgtataataaatgATGAAATAGATTAACAATAAAGCAACTGATTCTGATTAAAAACAACGGCATTGCACTCAAGGAAATGTAGGTTCTGTCTGTTGGGGGGATGCAGCCTTGGATTTGTATCTAAACTGGGGGGTGATCCTGGGGTCCTATCCCTCAGAACATCTGAGCCCACCTAATGCCCATCTGAGCTGGCCATTGCTTCCGTTAAATGTATGTCTTCTGGGAACTGCTATGGACATCAGCCTGGGTTGACAAACAGAGAGGCCTGCGAGGGAATCTACTGGAATGAGGTTTGCGTTGTCGCTTTTAGGGCATGCTCTTTCTCAGCGCGACGAGTGAGGGTGTTTACCTTATATTATTTTAATACCGGGTCAAATATTTTTGCCCCTCCCATAAATCGTGCTAACATCCAATGACCAATGAACTTTAATCTATGATGtcgatttaaaaaaatctaaaaaaataaataaagatttcCACCTGGATATGTCAGATACCAGTTGGCTCATGATATAAAAAATTATGTGATGGGGACAATTTAAAGCTAAACCTTGCCACAGTATGtggattttgggggggggtaagTCCCCCTGTACCCCCCAGTTTTACTTTGGTGGCAACAAACATAGCATAGAGGATCTGCATCATGGATATGAAAGCCAAACTGGGACTGAGCCCATGCTTTTCAGACTTATTTTAAACCTCCATCCGTTTAAAATATCACATGATGGAGCCCCTGGATGTACATAGCAATGCTTCAGTGAGGGAGATGGATGAAGGAATGACCGCAAACAAGACCGAAACGCAGTGTGGTCGCTTTATGAATGGAATCCAGTGAAATCATCGCTATATCTCTCAAAAtatccagattttttttaaacggcACAAAAACACCAACAACAACCAAAATATGGCACAGTGGAGCCACTATGAATGTGAAATCATAGGGAGAGAAGGAATATAAATATTCCGTTTGGATCTGATGCTGAAGATGAAGGATGGCGAGCATGTTGCCAGGCAACTACAGCAGCTTGCGCGCACAAGCAAGGCGTCtccagcagtggaggccacaCGACGGCAATGGGATGCGATGGCAGCATGCAAAGAGGACACAACAAGAACGTGCAAAGAGGCAAGCTGAGCGACTCAGTTACAGCCCAGGCAGGCTACAGGCAAGGCATGTTCTTTGTCTCTCTTGTGGAGTGGGGGGGTAGCAGGAGTACTTACAACAGAAAACAGAGAAATCTCACTTGTTCGGTTGTCCTGATGCAAACAAAATGAGGGGAAGGGCATGGAGACAAGGATGATGAGGGTGAGGGGGGAGGTAACGGTTAGGGAGTGGAAGGAGAGATAAAAAGAATTGAGAGAAGCTCGCTAGAGGAAAAAGCAATAAGCAGAGAGACAAGTTAGTTCATTAAGAAGAAGAACGAGATTGGTGGAGAGGATTGGAAGAGGAAATATTCATTGACACGGAAAAAACGTCCACTGTTGAAACAGCCATCAGTATTTTAAAAGGCAAACCCTCTTCATTTATCCAAGAGCTAATTTCATGGCTTAAACACAGTACAGTAAAACATGCGTGCAGTCAGTCCCCCAGTTATGAACGGGATCTGTCCCCTAAGTCTGTCTTTTAGTtaaatttgtaggtaagtttGAACAGCCACATACGGTTCTTATTTAGTGTCAGTCAGTTAAATGTTTGTATAGAAAATAGTATATATTAACTGTACCTTGAGCAGACAAATCATTGAAGCCACACAATGTTTCATGAACCTTTGTATTTAGCTGATTTTTTTAgtataataggctttatggtAGTCCATTCATAAGTACAAGTTATCCGTAAGTCGGACGGTCTGCTTGTATAACTGATCCACTAGCTGTGATGCACCAGTAAGCCAAAGCTGAATGTTACGTGGGAGTGTGGACTCACGTTATCATTCGCCCCTTGTTCTTCTTTGGCGACTGACTGCCCTTCACTTCCTCCTCTAGGGGGAGCTCCACTTTCCTGCTTTCCAGTTCATTGTCTGGCCTCTTGGTCATACTTGTGGGTGCTACCACAGCCATATTTTTGGAGGGCTTAAAGGGGTCCACAGAGTCATCAAAATTGTTGGGGTCAAAGCTATAAGACCCCTTGGGGAGCACTGGAGAACCGCTCATTCTGGAGTTGCCCCCAAATGGGTTAAAGTTGGGATCATCCCATTGACTGGGGTCAGGGTTGTATGAGGTTTCAGGGATGGGGACTTCATCCAGGCTAGTTGGTGCTGATGGCTCAGGGGCAGATTCTGGGGCAGGTACAACAGGCTTGGGCTTCTGCCTCTTGGGGGTTACTTTGCTGCTTGGTTTCTTGCCCGGCTTCCGCTGTGCTATTGGCTTCTTGGCCACCCCAATTTCCCCATTGTCCTCCACACCAAACTCCATGGCAACAGGCTTGGCGTCCAGAGGAAGGTCTCCCGCAACTTCTGCTTCCCCGGTGTTGACACTGCAAGGAGGTGGGGAATTTCGGACCTTAGAGCTGCCAGTGTTAAAGGGGTTGATGCTGTCATTGTACAGGTCTGGGTCAAAGTTATAGCTGGACTTTGAGATGGGGATCTCATCTTCCACGTCGCCCTGGCTTGGCCCATTTCGCGTACATGGAATCTTCAAGGAGGGGGGCCTGGCCTTTGACACACTATTGCTCTTGACTTCAGTGTGTCCATTGCAAAGCTCCTTGTCGCCGACTTCTACTGGGTTGCTGGGGGGCTTCAGTTGTGATATTGGACTTGAGGGGGTCTCCATACCTGTTGGGGTTTTTTGGTCACCCTCCATGCTACTGAGCACTCCAACGGCCTCCCCCTCTCTCGCGTCGTCGCCCATGAGGCCGGCTGGTGGTACTAAAGACAGCTCATCGTTGGCGCTTTCGTTCACCGATGGGTTTGGAAGCACAACCGAATCAGAGATCAACTGTTGTACATTCTCCCGGATATCTGGAGAAAAGAAAAGAAGGATTCAGTCCCAAGATTGAAGTATGAGCTCATGTGCATATATCCCCTGAAAATAAAACTATTCCTCATAATCTAATATGCATCTGGTTTGATATGCATCGTCAGAGTAGCAAAATTTCATCTTTGGGATTTTTAACAATCCCTGTCATATTGTGTAGAATATTTCTCAAGTTGTAATGGTTTCTTCTATCACACACGAGAGTGACACCACTGCCCCTCAGTGACATCAGTTATTCGAATGTAACCTTAGAGGTCATCGCTGTGGCAGGGGAGCAGTTGGGATTACTGCCTAACAAACAGAACGTGTTCAAGCGGAAAAACACAGAGAACTGATGCTGACGTGTTGGTATCAGCCTGGAGCTGAAGGAGGGGAAGCGAGCGTTTGTGATGTGTGATCGTCGTGGCTGTAAACTGCCGCACTGTAACAATTCCTGATCAGAAGCACAAACATCAGAAGCCAATAAACTGCACAAGCAGATTCCAGAATGTTCACATCTCTAGTATAGATATTTGCTTATAAAACAAAATTGTTGGTTTGGGTAACACCAGATGTACAGAATGGAAATTTCACGGGAGTGTTATGAAACATTTAGAGTGAATTTTAAAAAGTAGATTTTTCTTTATAAAGGTAAATAGGCCACTCCATTATCAAAGATGATAACGGACCGAATCCTATTATAAAAGGAGGCATATTTTCCATGATGATGAGGCAGGCCCAACAGAGATGATTGGCTCCCTGACGATACCCAGATGAGGGCTGTGTTGAATTAAAAAACATTAACTGACAAACAAATTAGCGTTCGATGACAAAAAGCACGG contains these protein-coding regions:
- the LOC125745699 gene encoding transforming acidic coiled-coil-containing protein 1-like isoform X4 gives rise to the protein MHVLFQVLYRRNGPNTKFLEIKVTDSDSEGHFETPEAESPVHSGGKGRAELEDQARDSPDIRENVQQLISDSVVLPNPSVNESANDELSLVPPAGLMGDDAREGEAVGVLSSMEGDQKTPTGMETPSSPISQLKPPSNPVEVGDKELCNGHTEVKSNSVSKARPPSLKIPCTRNGPSQGDVEDEIPISKSSYNFDPDLYNDSINPFNTGSSKVRNSPPPCSVNTGEAEVAGDLPLDAKPVAMEFGVEDNGEIGVAKKPIAQRKPGKKPSSKVTPKRQKPKPVVPAPESAPEPSAPTSLDEVPIPETSYNPDPSQWDDPNFNPFGGNSRMSGSPVLPKGSYSFDPNNFDDSVDPFKPSKNMAVVAPTSMTKRPDNELESRKVELPLEEEVKGSQSPKKNKGRMITTTEQVRFLCFLLGACKVKKYDNQALVLDICGEEDEPVVSQNPITAHSVGHATDEEKLASTTTGQKPGKANEEKNGTEEAVEAPQVGVPEDLESKGSCHPYEDPCRTQSPKLTDSEDPGKGSPVLDSICISEADKAAVLALIREEIITKEIEVNEWKRKYEESRQEVMEMRKIVAEYENTIAQMIEDEQRCSSGSRRSIQQVTVERDQALADLNSVERSLSDLFRRYENMKTVLEGFKKNEEVLKKCAQEYLARVKQEEQRYQTLKIHAEEKLEKANDEIAQVRAKANSESVALHASLRKEQMKVDSLERALHQKNQEIEELTKICDELIAKLGKVD